The window tttataattatcattgACACTTGGCTGGTAGTGTGAAGTCCCTCAACTGCATGCCTCGTAGAGCAGCAGGTACATTGATACCCATTTCATTATGATGATATTCACACATAACATCCTTCATTATTATTTACTCCATCCGGTCACGAgtaaaagcaacaaaaattaatcttttatttttttctcaaatataaataaattttaattacgtATACcttatttaataagattatttctaaaaaaattcatttaataaagCTAATAAAgactttttatatttcatattaagttttattaatgaatgatagtttaaaaaaatatttatttttaataaaaaaaatgacacaatTTAATgagttgaataatttttttaataaatgcgATAcgtatcttcttctttttttttttcttataatcaaGGTCTGAGAGAGTATTAATTAAATCCAAACTAAACATTGAGAGAGTATTAATTAAATCCAAACTAAAATGTTTGATAAGGATATAAGAAAAGTATGAAAAATTCTATCCAAAGTCACAGACTTAGGGTGACCAAGAACAGATCCTATCCACTGAAATCCGGAAAAACCATCCAAAAatccaaaatcaaataaaccaaaatggaacggataaaaaaatttaaaaatcaatttttttttataattatcatatatCTTATGgttgatttaatatttattcataatttgatAATACCActcatgtttatatttttatttcttctatatttataaaatcatcatataacttatatatatttattaaaattatttaattaaagattatttttattaactatttGATTTAAGATGcataaatgtaattatataatgatatataactaaatatttgatattttaaattaatttttattataattatcatatatttaatatttttcaaaaaaataaaaatatgattaaaattaaaaaaaaaatcaattcaatccaAACCACGTTAAATTGGATTGGATCAAATGGgattaaaattttgaacaaaattgattagacgataaattaaaaaaataaagtaattaaattaaataatttttcttcaaaatcagTTCAATTCAATCCACAAACATCCAAGATGGGCTCACTCACAAGACAAGCATACAATTGATAATTTGAgtgtttgtgtttgattttttagtgttttgttatcttttgatttaacttatttaatattattattaatattacattattaaagAGGTCAATCAAAATATTAACAGGCCAACCCAACCTAAACTCATTTGGTCTGTGGGTTAGATGGGTCAGGCCAAAATAGCTTGATTCAATTTAGAGTCCAATATGACCTAATTTACATGCTCATTAAGTCAAATTTATTTTGACAATTCTGGTACTCGGACAaagaattaaatatgatattatcaaaataacttATGACAATCAAATTTATCACTCTTCTTCTCATTTATTTCTTAAGTATGGCATcaatattcttatttaaaagaaaactaaaaatcaatttCTAAATTTAAAGTCTTCAAGTCGATCCATTTCGCTTCTATGTTTGTTTCACTCTTTTAGCTAGGGTTGTgttaaaagaatttgaaatttaaggtaaagtttttaattatttaatgtaatataaattatattttttatattaatattttaacttctgaattgtgaaatattttatcaaaattttataattaagtatttccaaaattttattctaaataaataaaatgtaaaatggatATTTCATTCAATACATCTAACAACATTTTTTATCGGATTTAAGTTCGATGttgaaaaaatagtttatttggAGTTTACTTAATTTCTTctcctaacatttttttcaaatattttcaattctgaaaaataaattaaaatgtcactaaaatttattttattttatttttcaaaatcaatacaatatttttttttctcgttcATCCTCATCTAACTATTATGGTTTTAAAATAGGCTTTATTTgagactttattttaaaaattaagtctttattttaatattaatattaatttgagacttaaaatgtttttcattcccataaatatgtcattttttgttttgatcctataattatgtatttttttattttaatttctataaattaatgatgatataacACTTAGTGTTGAGATGACAACATGATATTATCAAGTGATGGTCAtgatcatattattattttatttgtcataTCGTCATTTTTGTAATGGAGGTTaacattaaatacaaaaaatatatataatttatgaaaactaaaatttaaaaaattacaaaaacataaaataaaaaaatgttaaattatatatatatatatatatatatatatatatatttaagcctttaaatatataaacaagTAATTGTAGTTTTTATCTATACACATacattgtgtttttttctttgaacGACTCTTCACACATGTAACtttaaatacattaattaaagTGCTTCTATCATTTGCAATCGTATGTCATTatcaatttcttatttattttattttaaaaaaacatcttcCATCCCTAATTGATCTTACGAACTTCCACTCCTACTTagaaacaataataacaataattcgtaaaaataaaataaggcaCAAGACAATTGCCCTATGGCCTTACTCTCTGCAGGGCACTGTCTTTCTTCTCCCATCTCATTGGGATATCAACAGACTGAGTTTTCTCTAGTGTTTACTGTTTATcctaggaaaaaaatatttaaataaaacaaacgtctcttctcttttttgtctttgttcCAACGCATAGGACAAAACAAAGTTCCCTAtaggaattataaaaaataaaaaaaaataaaaaaatatatatatatatatatatatatatatatatatatatacacacacacgaCAAACCACTacatagttaaaatttatttaatacagTAGCTTTTTCCAATAACAAACAGTATGCATGTCAGTGaaccaaacaacaataacaacaaaaacgAAAATACACTAGACATGCATAAAAGGACAAAGTCACATTGTGAAGTGAAAAATAGATAACCCACATGATGTTTGCAAAAACCATTTTGGATTTTTAATTTGTGCGTGTTTGAATTTCCGATTCAAACCTACGTCTGGGTCCACCTCTATTTTCGAGAAACATGGAAACCTTTCCTTTTATAAAACAGAATTTATAGACTaataaatttactttaaaattctTACACCCCAATTTGAATCCACATCCAAACATACCTTTAGTTGGATGTTTTGAGCCAGAATTGTAAGTGGGCTgggaaagaaataaacaaaaacaacccTAAAATGTTGGCTTTTGCACATGGGTTCATTGACTCCTTTCACTGAACTTGTCAAGGTCATGACAACCACACAAGCATGTTCATTCATAACCTAAGAGCCCAGGAATGAGGGCCTTTGCTGCTGCTAGCTAGCTGTCCATGTCACTCAGATATTTTATCTGAAATATCAATAGTCAGCATGATGATGGATGAGGGCATGCCACCCCATAATTCTTTTGCAGATTGATGCAGATACATAGCTAGCTGCAGTGACTGTCTCTCTCTATGTGTGTGTCTATTTTGCTAGCTATATGTGCCTTTTATCTGAGAGATACTCTCATCACTGTGTGTGTGCCATGCACTAGCCCATGCCCTTAAATGGACATCACTAGAGGTAGACACATAAAGAATATATGCACTCTCTCCAAGTCTCTCTCTTTTGTATGAATTGCTTAGCACCTGATAACAAATATATATGTCAcgatttcatttaattttcaattgaaatcaaCCCATGAACCATAtgcttaattataatttctaagGACAAAATTTAACCATAGTTCATTAAGTTCTGTTCATATTATTTTCGAGTTAGaattaatgtttttatcttGATAGTCTATATTTacctttaatgtttttttatatacaaaaataaatactaaaatttgaatctaAAACTTTATGCAAACTACCTAAATTCTATACTACTCGGTTAATTCTAGTGGGTTATTTTGtctttaatgtaaattttactATTCAAATTATCGAGAACATATTATAATTCTAATGGTGTGTCATCCAAATCGAACAATGTAAGTATCAAATTCAAGTTCGATGTGTTACTACTTACTAGCCTACTTGCTGCTGAAAGAAAACAAGACTCAGCAttctggaaaaaaaatactgaatTTGGAAACGGGTAGATTATATTTGTCCCTAATCAATGTTTGTTTTAATCATACAAAAAGTGGCTTAAAATTCCCATTTGACACCCCAACGCACCACCTCCTTTTGTTACCTGCTTATAAAATTTGCAATTTTGCAAGCATGATGAAAAATTGAAGAGACACCATTCAATGTCAATGATACTGctaatgaaaccaaaaataaataaataaatggttacATTACATGCATTGGATTTTCTTTACAAATTCTGAAATCTCCATTCCCaaccttttttatttctccatttccccattcaaatttctcttctACCAAAGTTCCTACCcaaatctaataaaataaaaatcataaatcccaaaaaaaaaaacccaccagATCCcaaagatcttttttttttcttcattaatgaaaggacaaaacaaaacatttaagAAACACAAAAGAATAATAAGAAGAGTGGGTCTCTCtcaataagttattataaattttttattattacaaaaaaaaaaaaaagttagaagaaAGTGAAGAGCTATGAGAACAAGACAGCATCATGTTCATTCTCATCCTGGGTGTCGTCCTTGTTCCCATAATACTCAATGAGCTTCTGGAGAACCACGACGCGCGTCCGCAGCAACACGATGTACTCCGCGGTTTCCTTGAACAGCTGGTCGGGTTTCACCGCTTCTTCTCCACCGGGGATGAGGTTCTTCAGAGTTTCAAGCTTTTCACAaaccttattattattactgcACTTTGGTTTGAAAGGGTCAATCGTGGTGCTGGTGCTTCTTTTTCGGTGGTTATGTgggtttcttcttctccttcttgttATTCTCTTTGTGGCTCTTTTGAGGGAGAGCTTGTAACTGTGCCTAGTGATTGTGGTCATGGCAACAACtgaagaagagaaaacaaaaattggTTTTGTTTTGGGGGTGTTGCGTTATGTTGTGAAGTTTTGGGTTACACTAACTGGGGTGTGATCAGAGAAGAGGGGGGTTCTGGGTTTAAGTAATGGGGCTTCAAGAGATTGCCACTTGATTATCATGGTTACTACAGAAATGCCACTGCctctttttatcaaaatattcattttttcttgtatgattttattacatatatgtataagaatttatattatgtaaaattttgttttgagttAAAAGCAGTCATATATGGCGCGAAAAACAGTGGGACCAAAGAGACATAAAGAATTGGGATATTTCCATGAAAGAAGGCTATTGTTGTAATTTCATTATTATGTAGAGGACACTAGTTTGTTTCCTATCTATGTGACCCCAAATGAGAAACAGAGAAAGCGGGAAGAGAGGCACAACTTGCGAGCCAGAGAGGCAGAAAAGCCTGCCCTTCTGTAACGGCACATGTGACCGTCCCGGGAActtcacattttttaattaccatTTTGTCCTCCCCATTATATCATAtcatccaaaataaaattacaccaacattttttttttgttgttgcaaaaagtaaattaattcatatatCAATGTCATGGTCTttgattaaaagattaaaaatacccCAAGTGTGTCTAAATGTCTTGAGATTGAGTATCGCTTTTTGTATTCTAGTGGTAAACTTTGATgtgcatatttttttgttttcaaagtgTTCATTGTACCTCTTTAAAGTATCTtgtcatgtgatgatagcttttgatttgtgcttccttttttttttcaatttcttttactaATGCTTTTATgaatctttccttttttttttcattgttttgagCATGAAAGGCTACTCTCAAACTTGAAACTAGAAATCAAAGTTGTCTTTTTCCTTCTTGAGAGAATATATTATAGGCCATATTTTTACAAAAGTAGAGTTGAATTGTTCTTTGATACAACTACTGTTGTAAATAATATCACGATAAGGATTAGTTGTAgagttttatttccttttagaaaaatgatggaaGAGTTTCATTTATGATGATTGTGGtgcatttctttctttgttttgagtGGAACGTTGATCATGTTTACTACATTAAGCATTATTtaacaccaaaaaaaattatgcaattaAATAATACGGAGTGTTTTTCTCTTGTTCAAAAATGTTAAGGTAGGGATTCTATGACATACTTTTTTACATACTATTTAATATTGGGTAATATTCTTGCGAGATCAACTAAATAATATAggctttttattttctatttaatcaATCATACTTAAATTTCAccttataataataagtaaatacagaatatgtcatttattttatttttgttactaaAAATATTCTCATCTTAGACTTTCattcaaaggaaaaaaatgctagagataaatttataaaaatttaaataaaatttacttttacactcacattcaattataaattatcatatgtGATAACTTAGAAGGTTTGATtcaattggttgataaaaatatttactaaagtGTTGTAATCATTAAGAAGGACTAATTAAACATCATCTTTCATATGtgacacattttaattttttttattttgtttagtctTTCTAATATATCTATTATCTTCCATTTACAATAAAATTCTTTAATCAAAACTTAGTTAATTACGCCTAATTTCAATTACATGAATCTCCCGTGTTTTCCCCCTGGccaaaggatcctcagtttttctcacttTGGGATACACATTTATTAAACACTccagcatttaaaaaaaaaaaaaaaaaaagcaaacatGTACAAATTAAGTGTATCGAAGAAAAAGACTTGTGCACTTGTCGTGAATTGTGACATTTGCACATGAATAAACACGGTAGAATAATTACATGCTCACAATAAATATCCTATATGCTCAAATGTAATAATAGGATTAGATTTGAAAAGATTATAGACCATAATATAGGTGTTGAATTAAGCCGTCCTAAATCTACAAATCAAGAGTACTACTTGAgacaataaaatatttcacGAATTGTACCTTGTATGCTACTACTAATTTGGCACCATCGAAAGATGACAAAAATTCTTAAACAAAGATGAGAAGAGGATCCCATAATAATagaatagaagaagatgatatCACATGGGATCATTCACAAATTGTAGCTAGCAAGACAGACGAAGCTTCTCttccataaaaatatatatactaaaaaaatgaactaGGGGCAAGATAGTGAAAGGGCATTTTGGTAATTTCACTATGGAAAAGAGGGTGCATGTGAAGATGATATGGGCCAGCAAGGCTCCGTTacaggaagagagagaaagagagggcaCATGGCTAGCAcatgaggagagagagagagagagagagggatttGGAAATGCATGGCATGGCCTTTGAGGGAAGAGAGAGCATGTGACAAAGGGGGGACAGTGAGGCAGCATGAAATGTACAGCATGTTCTGCACATTCCCTGCATGGAACTGATCAAGTGGCAGCTATCTAATGTTCTCTTTCTCCCCCTTAATTCTTCCCTTAGAAcatgcaattaattaattagcgcTAATTTGGATTATTAATGGATTTGCTTCACAGCATATGCATTAGTATATTGGCCTAATGGCATGTCTAATGCACAGATGTTCATACCATCCATACAGAGGACAGATGTATCAGTATATTTTTGAagtaatttattataaagaataataatcttattatacataattagAAGACATGtgagtatattttaattaaattctatatGTATACGGTGTATTATAACTATAAGGCACATGAATGTACTTGGCTTCGAAACTTTTCTATTCGGCATGTGTGACATGTGTAGGTTCTGCGTGCATGTGACTCAAATGGAGTCTTTAGCGTTATCCAATTGAATTTGGATTTGGGTGGAAAAAAAGGGCTGCTTGAAACCACTTTCTTATAGgaaatgatatatatttaagtAGATCTGTTGGCTTTAGCaatgtttgaatttgttttaattCTATGATTTGTAAACATCAAAAGGCAATACACATGATCGTGTTATAAAAGCTAATTAAACGCTGAGAGAGAGATTAAAATACCTTATGTTataatcatatattaaaattaaagtatatgattaaatattttgtacGCTATTGCACAAAATCATATATGTATGAAAGGAATGAAATAAACATGTGTACGCTATTGCACAAAATCAATGTATTAGTTTCCatcgaattaattaaaaatttaacattcaAGTGCGTGACTATACAGTAAGGTTCTTTGATCTATTGTCTGGTTCGATTCAGTTATTGGATTTAAATCAAACTAATGTTATTAATtcgtatattttgtttataaataaactaaatcaCGAAAATACGTAGAACCGAACTACAGCAACAGTTTGATTTATGACATGTTTGGGCGTGCGATATATATGCCTACCCTTAATCAcgtaaaaaatgtgaaaatctCATAGTGACAATAAGCTGCTTCACTTTCAacgaaaaaaattaatcaatatcaTTCCACCATGCCACTCCTCCAAACACAGTATTAATTTATATGGtactaaaaaggtaaaaaaaaaaattatagtgtgCTGTtgtaaactaattaataatcatgataaatattttaaaaaaaaaaacaaggtatTCTCATAAACTAAAAGTCataataaagataataaagATCACCAAAGTGATTTGGTCTCTTGTAACAAATTCTTTTTCATGCACACACAAATCCTATTAGCATTTTTAAGGAACTTGGTCGACTATCAATTAATTGTGCTGGATCTAGAGTAGATTACAGTTTTTAAAACTTAGTACATAAACTATCTTTTTCTTATTAGTTTAATGTGATTGATTAAGTTTAATTTCTCCAATtaacatgatgcataaagatcTAGTTAATTGGAAAAGAAGACAGAGAAACGACCactatatatattgcttgcttttaAGGAATCGAGGTTCGTTCACATTCTGGAATTCTgcatataattaaatgaatgcacggaaaatgttatgtacatatatatatagattattaGAAGGACCAACGGATTGAAATAAACATGGTCGTGTAATAGGCATGCATATGATGTAGAAGTACTTTTGCAGTAGTGTATGGAGCTCAAGTCATTGTCTACCCTGTACAAACAGAATGGGTTTTGTATGGACGTGAGGAACAAGATGATGAAGAGGGAATGGAGGAATTGCCCCTGATGGAAGTGCAAAGAGATGTGATGTAACATCTTTGGGTTTCATTGATAAGCACCACTTTAATTAACTTGCTGCTTGCATACAGTGGCATGTGCAGGTTCCTCTCTTGCtttattccttttgtttttttggagaAGGAAATATATATTAGCTGCCACTGTGAGTGTGAGTGTGTGTGATCCATGACCCACACATATGCCAACATGTTTTGTCTATTGTGATACACCTTCGCTTTATGCTGTTCTGCTTTACTACCCGTATGTGACATGGTAATAATCATGTAAGCCTAGCCA of the Glycine max cultivar Williams 82 chromosome 13, Glycine_max_v4.0, whole genome shotgun sequence genome contains:
- the LOC102665676 gene encoding uncharacterized protein, translating into MTTITRHSYKLSLKRATKRITRRRRRNPHNHRKRSTSTTIDPFKPKCSNNNKVCEKLETLKNLIPGGEEAVKPDQLFKETAEYIVLLRTRVVVLQKLIEYYGNKDDTQDENEHDAVLFS